In Microbacterium foliorum, the following proteins share a genomic window:
- a CDS encoding MarR family winged helix-turn-helix transcriptional regulator codes for MERSEEFGRSGYWYPEADSASTVDVLNLLRRYRSAETAMRERTRISMKMNETDLVALRFLLREQRAGRIVRAIDIARMLDISTASTTTLIDRLEKGGHAKREPHPTDRRAGIVVPTVSSDDEVRETLGAMHRRMLALVDEMSDKERAVVTRFLAGMTSAIEEASDLDQELRDVIRSHEESESSGE; via the coding sequence ATGGAGCGCTCTGAGGAGTTCGGCCGTTCCGGCTACTGGTACCCCGAGGCAGACAGCGCGAGCACCGTCGACGTCCTGAACCTGCTGCGTCGCTACCGATCGGCCGAGACCGCGATGCGGGAACGCACACGCATCTCGATGAAGATGAACGAGACCGACCTCGTCGCCCTGCGCTTCCTGCTGCGCGAGCAGCGGGCCGGACGCATCGTGCGCGCGATCGACATCGCCCGCATGCTCGACATCTCGACCGCATCGACGACGACCCTCATCGACCGCCTCGAGAAGGGCGGGCACGCGAAGCGGGAGCCGCATCCGACCGATCGACGCGCCGGAATCGTGGTGCCGACGGTCAGCAGCGACGACGAGGTGCGCGAGACCCTCGGTGCGATGCACAGGCGGATGCTGGCGCTCGTCGACGAGATGAGCGACAAGGAGCGCGCGGTCGTCACCCGCTTCCTCGCCGGCATGACGTCGGCCATCGAAGAGGCGTCTGATCTCGACCAGGAACTGCGCGACGTCATCCGCTCGCACGAGGAATCCGAGTCCTCCGGCGAGTGA
- a CDS encoding SDR family NAD(P)-dependent oxidoreductase, whose protein sequence is MAQYDVSNRSAIVTGAGSGIGRSTALLLAQNGAAVVVNDLNAEHANAVVEEIRAAGGTAEASVGDATDTDWIASSVELANTLAPLRIGVNNAGIGGASAPTAEYDDAAWDKVISINLNAVFRNMKAQIPSILANGGGSVVNIASILGSVGFAGSPAYVAAKHAVVGMTKSAALEYSAQGVRVNSVGPGFIDTPLLASMDAAAKEFLVSKHPIGRLGQADEVANLIAFLASDAASFITGSYHLVDGGYTAL, encoded by the coding sequence GTGGCTCAGTACGACGTCTCGAACCGCTCGGCGATCGTGACCGGAGCAGGCAGCGGAATCGGACGCTCGACCGCTCTGCTGCTCGCTCAGAACGGCGCAGCCGTGGTCGTCAACGATCTGAACGCGGAGCACGCGAACGCGGTCGTCGAAGAGATCCGCGCCGCCGGCGGCACCGCGGAGGCATCCGTCGGAGATGCGACCGACACCGACTGGATCGCCAGCTCGGTCGAGCTCGCGAACACTCTCGCCCCGCTGCGCATCGGCGTCAACAACGCGGGCATCGGCGGAGCATCCGCCCCCACCGCCGAATACGACGACGCCGCGTGGGACAAGGTCATCTCGATCAACCTCAACGCCGTGTTCCGCAACATGAAGGCGCAGATCCCCTCGATCCTCGCGAACGGCGGCGGCTCGGTCGTCAACATCGCCTCGATTCTCGGCAGCGTCGGCTTCGCCGGCTCTCCCGCCTATGTCGCGGCCAAGCACGCGGTCGTCGGCATGACCAAGTCGGCCGCCCTCGAGTACTCCGCTCAGGGCGTGCGCGTCAACTCGGTCGGCCCCGGCTTCATCGACACCCCGCTGCTCGCCAGCATGGATGCCGCTGCGAAGGAGTTCCTCGTCAGCAAGCACCCGATCGGCCGTCTCGGCCAGGCCGACGAGGTCGCGAACCTCATCGCCTTCCTCGCCAGCGACGCCGCCAGCTTCATCACCGGCAGCTACCACCTCGTCGACGGCGGCTACACCGCCCTCTGA
- a CDS encoding extracellular solute-binding protein yields MVDLTRRALFGAIGLGIVGTVVSWPRLTGADIPGRGTDTLTVALFGTAQDAVARQALVDGFQRKHPGISVRIVAIQGQDWSEYFAKILTMIAAGTPPDVVTVATEGAQLFASRLAHPLDAYVRRDASEMQEYFDDVNPTLIEAFMYQGSLFQMPDNFNAANVFYSTTAMERAGLERPADNWTLEDFLGTARAMKNSASGQFLPYFWNNRLWGGVVPWLYVNNTSFLREEKATGGDWLWDRFYPDQPARSGGYVWKQADALNEHAVESFSVLERMVSEGLAANPAQGGGNELVSLFSTGSVGMTPAGGFWVSGLEEAGVANDAYDVTYFPRMAGQRHQFGAGGYAIMETSPRKDEAWEWLKYCVSVEGMTIAHPKPDSSLPRRSLNAELYGAGVGPANWEVFYDTLDKFPDTGPMPAPPQQAAVESALLKNVVSTITNGPSGVRRGLETMQRDLELALGGN; encoded by the coding sequence GTGGTTGATCTCACTCGCAGGGCTCTGTTCGGCGCGATCGGACTGGGGATCGTGGGCACCGTCGTCTCATGGCCGAGACTCACCGGTGCCGACATCCCCGGGCGCGGCACAGACACGCTGACGGTCGCCCTCTTCGGCACCGCGCAGGACGCGGTGGCGCGTCAGGCGCTGGTCGACGGCTTCCAACGCAAGCACCCCGGCATCTCGGTGCGCATCGTGGCCATCCAAGGACAGGACTGGAGCGAGTACTTCGCCAAGATCCTCACGATGATCGCGGCCGGCACGCCACCCGATGTCGTCACGGTCGCGACCGAGGGGGCGCAGCTCTTCGCGTCGCGCCTCGCGCACCCGCTCGACGCCTATGTGCGCCGCGACGCGTCGGAGATGCAGGAGTACTTCGACGACGTGAATCCGACGCTCATCGAGGCGTTCATGTACCAGGGCAGCCTGTTCCAGATGCCCGACAACTTCAACGCGGCGAACGTCTTCTACAGCACGACGGCCATGGAGCGCGCGGGGCTGGAACGCCCCGCCGACAACTGGACGCTGGAGGACTTCCTCGGCACCGCCCGTGCGATGAAGAACAGCGCGTCGGGGCAGTTCCTCCCGTACTTCTGGAACAACAGACTGTGGGGCGGCGTCGTGCCCTGGCTGTACGTGAACAACACGAGTTTCCTGCGCGAGGAGAAGGCGACCGGGGGCGATTGGCTCTGGGACCGTTTCTATCCCGACCAGCCTGCCCGCAGCGGAGGCTATGTGTGGAAGCAGGCCGACGCGCTCAACGAGCACGCGGTCGAGAGCTTCTCGGTGCTCGAGCGCATGGTCTCGGAAGGACTCGCCGCGAACCCCGCCCAGGGCGGCGGAAACGAGCTGGTCTCCCTGTTCTCCACGGGCTCGGTCGGGATGACGCCCGCCGGAGGCTTCTGGGTCAGCGGCCTCGAGGAGGCGGGCGTCGCGAACGACGCCTATGACGTGACCTACTTCCCCCGGATGGCGGGGCAGCGGCACCAGTTCGGGGCGGGAGGCTACGCGATCATGGAGACCTCGCCCCGCAAGGACGAGGCGTGGGAGTGGCTCAAGTACTGCGTCTCGGTCGAGGGCATGACCATCGCCCACCCGAAGCCCGACTCGTCACTCCCTCGTCGCTCGCTCAACGCCGAGCTCTACGGCGCGGGGGTGGGGCCTGCGAACTGGGAGGTCTTCTACGACACGCTCGACAAGTTCCCCGACACCGGTCCGATGCCGGCGCCGCCCCAGCAGGCCGCCGTCGAATCCGCTCTGCTCAAGAACGTGGTGTCGACCATCACGAACGGTCCATCCGGGGTCCGCCGAGGGCTCGAGACCATGCAGCGAGATCTCGAGCTCGCGCTGGGGGGAAACTGA
- a CDS encoding carbohydrate ABC transporter permease → MTTTVVTKRSWLYTLGTGGKFALLGLAALLTLGPVVWTLITALSPTDSVTQEVSVGFGAFADVFAKIPIWLYAWNSALVVMLVAAGQMLSAAMAGYVFAKFEFRHKKLMFALILATMMVPLQVTIVPVFMLVRGMGLADTLLALIVPALPTAFGTFLMRQYFMGIPTELGEAAQLDGAGPWRTFFGVYLPLATPGLAIVGILAFNYHWNEFFRPLIMTISDQNFTLPLGLVTLQGNLGTGSVSTVLAGVILSMIPALLVFFFGQKPLREGLTAGVGK, encoded by the coding sequence ATGACAACGACAGTGGTTACGAAGCGTTCCTGGCTCTACACCCTCGGCACGGGCGGCAAGTTCGCCCTGCTCGGACTCGCGGCCCTGCTCACCCTCGGGCCCGTCGTCTGGACCCTGATCACGGCGCTGTCGCCGACCGACAGCGTGACTCAAGAGGTCAGTGTGGGGTTCGGAGCCTTCGCCGACGTCTTCGCCAAGATCCCGATCTGGCTCTACGCGTGGAACAGCGCCCTGGTGGTGATGCTGGTCGCCGCCGGTCAGATGCTCTCCGCCGCGATGGCCGGCTATGTCTTCGCCAAGTTCGAGTTCCGCCACAAGAAGCTGATGTTCGCGCTGATCCTCGCGACGATGATGGTTCCGCTGCAGGTGACGATCGTCCCCGTGTTCATGCTGGTGAGGGGCATGGGCCTCGCTGACACCCTGCTCGCGCTCATCGTGCCTGCGCTTCCCACCGCGTTCGGTACCTTCCTGATGCGGCAGTACTTCATGGGCATCCCGACCGAGCTGGGCGAGGCCGCTCAGCTCGACGGGGCCGGACCCTGGCGCACGTTCTTCGGGGTCTATCTGCCGCTGGCCACGCCTGGACTCGCGATCGTCGGCATCCTCGCTTTCAACTATCACTGGAACGAGTTCTTCCGACCGCTCATCATGACCATCAGCGACCAGAACTTCACGCTGCCGCTCGGCCTGGTGACGCTGCAGGGCAACCTCGGCACGGGCAGCGTCTCGACGGTGCTCGCCGGGGTGATCCTCTCGATGATCCCCGCACTCCTGGTGTTCTTCTTCGGGCAGAAGCCTCTGCGCGAAGGCCTCACGGCGGGCGTCGGCAAGTGA
- a CDS encoding MFS transporter: MTSIESIRRPAVDRATRRARIAVSALFLTNGALFANILPRYPEIKAALELDNVGYGLAIAAFPAGAIAAGLFAAVLIRRFGSGRIAVIGTIATGLGLLAAALAPSGILFAVALLLGGAFDAITDVAQNAHGLRVQRRYGRSIINSFHAIWSIGAVLGGGMAAAAIALQLPLGVHLGISTAVFAAVAFTALWFCLPGHDEEADAEATAEPVELQTAVRRGLRPRTVMMLIALTLIAMAGAIAEDAGNSWATLYLSESLGAAAAIAPLGFIALVGAQFIGRMLGDGMTDRFGQRAVARVGGLIAAGGMALALIFPSVPGTIAGFAAVGFGIATLIPAAMHAADELPGLRPGAGLTIVSWLLRLGFLLSPPFVGFIADTESLRAGLIVAPAAAVVAVLLAGVLEKRRPRG, encoded by the coding sequence ATGACTTCGATCGAATCGATTCGACGCCCCGCCGTTGACCGGGCCACCCGTCGCGCACGAATCGCGGTCTCTGCGCTGTTCCTCACGAACGGCGCCCTGTTCGCCAACATCCTGCCGCGGTACCCCGAGATCAAGGCCGCTCTCGAGCTCGACAACGTGGGCTACGGCCTGGCGATCGCCGCATTCCCCGCCGGAGCCATCGCCGCCGGGCTGTTCGCCGCTGTGCTGATCCGCCGATTCGGCTCGGGGCGGATCGCCGTGATCGGCACGATCGCCACAGGTCTCGGGCTGCTCGCCGCGGCGCTCGCGCCCTCCGGCATCCTGTTCGCCGTCGCCCTGCTGCTCGGCGGAGCTTTCGATGCGATCACCGACGTCGCGCAGAACGCGCACGGACTGCGAGTGCAGCGGCGCTACGGCCGCTCGATCATCAACTCGTTCCACGCGATCTGGTCGATAGGTGCGGTGCTCGGTGGCGGCATGGCTGCGGCGGCGATCGCCCTGCAGCTGCCCCTCGGTGTGCATCTCGGCATCTCGACCGCGGTGTTCGCGGCGGTCGCCTTCACGGCGCTCTGGTTCTGCCTGCCCGGTCACGATGAGGAGGCGGATGCCGAGGCGACGGCCGAACCGGTCGAACTGCAGACAGCGGTGCGTCGTGGCCTGAGGCCGCGCACCGTGATGATGCTCATCGCGCTCACGCTCATCGCTATGGCCGGGGCGATCGCCGAGGATGCCGGCAACTCGTGGGCGACCCTCTACCTCAGCGAGTCCCTCGGCGCCGCGGCCGCGATCGCGCCCCTCGGGTTCATCGCCCTGGTCGGAGCGCAGTTCATCGGACGGATGCTGGGCGACGGCATGACCGACCGCTTCGGCCAGCGCGCCGTGGCCCGCGTCGGAGGCCTCATCGCCGCCGGGGGAATGGCCCTCGCGCTCATCTTCCCGAGTGTGCCGGGAACGATCGCCGGATTCGCCGCGGTCGGCTTCGGCATCGCGACGCTCATCCCGGCGGCGATGCATGCGGCGGATGAACTGCCGGGTCTGCGACCGGGAGCCGGGCTCACGATCGTGTCGTGGCTGCTGCGGCTCGGGTTCCTGCTCTCACCGCCGTTCGTCGGCTTCATCGCCGACACCGAGAGTCTGCGGGCCGGGCTGATCGTGGCACCGGCCGCGGCAGTGGTCGCGGTGCTGCTCGCCGGCGTGCTCGAGAAGCGTCGCCCGCGGGGGTAA
- a CDS encoding MarR family winged helix-turn-helix transcriptional regulator, translating to MSSSTEMATRASELVARVDELRRAEAQFGRRLAAVRAPNDTDREAMRYILDASDDSPATPGGLAAHLNVSTAAITSLLRRLQERGQIVVGPHPADARSKVLRPSLRDLNAQADELTQRIESLASEFTPDQTDAITRFLRRLAEEIGDLP from the coding sequence ATGAGCAGCAGTACCGAGATGGCGACGCGGGCGAGTGAACTCGTCGCGCGTGTCGATGAACTTCGCAGGGCCGAGGCCCAGTTCGGACGACGTCTTGCCGCCGTGCGCGCGCCGAACGACACCGACCGCGAGGCGATGAGGTACATCCTCGACGCCTCTGACGACTCCCCGGCGACGCCGGGCGGCCTCGCCGCTCATTTGAACGTCAGCACGGCCGCGATCACCAGTCTGCTGCGTCGCCTTCAGGAGCGCGGTCAGATCGTGGTGGGGCCGCATCCTGCCGACGCCCGCTCCAAGGTGCTGCGTCCGTCGCTGCGCGATCTCAACGCGCAGGCAGATGAGTTGACGCAGCGCATCGAGTCGCTCGCCAGTGAGTTCACCCCGGATCAGACCGACGCGATCACTCGGTTCCTGCGACGCCTGGCCGAGGAGATCGGCGACCTCCCGTAG
- a CDS encoding DUF7882 family protein, translating to MGRLTYGNTATPIELDDRLMTHLRLVIVTKLRRNESFPLTLAMGDGIAETIWVHASIPLRFSMSQEVDVDRALVVAMMNAASSAGGLDLTREEFARVVDGSRTLHAMSA from the coding sequence ATGGGACGTCTGACGTACGGCAACACAGCAACGCCGATCGAACTCGACGATCGGCTAATGACTCACCTGCGGCTCGTGATCGTGACGAAGCTGCGACGCAATGAGTCGTTCCCGCTCACGCTCGCGATGGGCGACGGCATCGCCGAGACCATCTGGGTGCACGCGTCGATTCCCCTGCGCTTCTCCATGTCGCAGGAGGTGGATGTCGATCGTGCGCTGGTGGTGGCGATGATGAACGCCGCCAGCTCCGCGGGAGGCCTCGATCTCACGCGCGAGGAGTTCGCCCGGGTGGTCGACGGCTCCCGCACCCTGCACGCGATGAGTGCGTGA
- a CDS encoding LacI family DNA-binding transcriptional regulator, producing MPKNVDRRPTLADVAALSGMSKTAVSMILNDRPGSRLSADAARRVRAAAEELGYRPNPAAQSLRLGKTKTLGFISDQITVTRYASEMIRGLLSAAKEHGHTVLIAETEGDDATISDEIQAMIDRRVDGILIGLLGARMIEVPETPADVPVVIVNGTSTTGHPSVLPDERVAGHAMARLLTDAGHRRVGVIGNNPHAVSSPLHSVTIGPRFDGIRTAFAEAGVEPFIMDVPEWNPDIGYTRTLQMLDAHPDITAILAGNDGVAFGTYQAIAERGLKVPDDISVASFDDEELAGFQRPGLTTARLPYDVMGRTAVEMLLGERPLDAVLIPMPVVERASIRILD from the coding sequence GTGCCGAAGAACGTCGATCGCAGGCCGACGCTCGCCGACGTCGCCGCGCTTTCGGGCATGTCGAAGACCGCCGTGAGCATGATCCTCAACGACCGGCCGGGTTCGCGCCTCTCCGCCGATGCCGCGCGCCGGGTCCGCGCCGCGGCCGAGGAGCTCGGCTACCGGCCGAATCCCGCGGCCCAGAGCCTGCGCCTCGGAAAGACGAAGACCCTCGGGTTCATCTCGGATCAGATCACCGTGACTCGCTATGCCTCCGAGATGATCCGCGGCCTGCTGTCTGCGGCGAAGGAGCACGGCCACACCGTTCTGATCGCCGAGACCGAGGGCGACGACGCCACCATCTCCGACGAGATCCAGGCGATGATCGATCGCCGGGTCGACGGCATCCTGATCGGACTTCTCGGCGCCCGCATGATCGAGGTGCCCGAGACACCCGCCGACGTACCGGTCGTGATCGTCAACGGCACGTCGACGACGGGCCACCCCTCCGTACTCCCCGACGAGCGTGTCGCCGGCCATGCGATGGCGCGCCTGCTCACGGATGCCGGCCACCGCCGCGTCGGCGTGATCGGCAACAACCCGCATGCGGTCTCGTCCCCCCTGCACTCGGTGACCATCGGACCGAGATTCGACGGCATCCGCACCGCCTTCGCCGAGGCCGGCGTCGAGCCGTTCATCATGGACGTCCCCGAGTGGAACCCCGACATCGGATACACGCGCACGCTGCAGATGCTCGACGCGCACCCCGACATCACGGCGATCCTGGCCGGCAACGACGGCGTGGCATTCGGCACGTATCAGGCGATCGCGGAGCGCGGGCTGAAGGTGCCGGACGACATCTCGGTGGCCTCCTTCGACGACGAGGAGCTCGCCGGCTTCCAGCGACCGGGGCTCACGACGGCCCGGCTCCCCTACGACGTGATGGGGCGCACAGCGGTCGAGATGCTGCTCGGTGAGCGCCCGCTCGACGCCGTGCTCATTCCGATGCCGGTCGTCGAGCGCGCCTCCATCCGGATCCTGGACTGA
- a CDS encoding carbohydrate ABC transporter permease: MSENTTRTLTVPPGSRRETSTVARSGRSIIWVFLAPTLIGLGLFNFIPIIGSFVLAFFRWDIISEPVFVGFDNFVDLAANPTVSVSFLNTIGFVVVAVILQLAVALVLAVLVQSRMPNWLRTFFRSALFFPLILSAASVSLIMAYLFNQEFGLVNQTLNLIGIADVGWLTTGLGAKVVVLLVYVWQNFGFTFLLFIGGLAAIPSEVYEASSLDGAAGWTQFRMITLPLVSPTLLVASVMAIINALQIFDQPWVLTRGGPGDETRTAVMVIYESAFRQLDFGGASAIGIVLTLLIMLVTAIQFRLSRRFVFYG, from the coding sequence ATGTCCGAGAACACCACCCGCACTCTCACCGTGCCGCCGGGGTCCCGACGCGAGACCAGCACGGTCGCCCGTTCGGGGCGATCCATCATCTGGGTCTTCCTGGCACCCACCCTGATCGGCCTCGGGCTGTTCAACTTCATCCCGATCATCGGGTCGTTCGTCCTGGCCTTCTTCCGCTGGGACATCATCTCCGAACCGGTCTTCGTCGGATTCGACAACTTCGTCGACCTGGCCGCCAACCCGACCGTGAGCGTGTCGTTCCTGAACACCATCGGCTTCGTCGTCGTCGCCGTGATCCTGCAGCTCGCGGTCGCGCTGGTGCTCGCGGTGCTCGTGCAGTCGAGGATGCCGAACTGGCTGCGCACCTTCTTCCGGTCGGCGCTGTTCTTCCCGCTGATCCTGTCGGCGGCATCCGTCTCGCTGATCATGGCGTACCTGTTCAATCAGGAGTTCGGGCTCGTGAATCAGACGCTCAACCTGATCGGCATCGCCGATGTCGGATGGTTGACCACCGGACTCGGCGCGAAAGTCGTCGTGCTCCTGGTCTACGTGTGGCAGAACTTCGGGTTCACGTTCCTGCTCTTCATCGGCGGGCTCGCCGCGATCCCGAGTGAGGTCTACGAGGCATCCTCGCTCGACGGCGCGGCGGGGTGGACCCAGTTCCGCATGATCACGCTGCCCCTGGTGAGTCCGACGCTGCTCGTGGCATCCGTGATGGCGATCATCAACGCCCTGCAGATCTTCGACCAGCCGTGGGTGCTGACCCGCGGTGGCCCCGGTGATGAGACCCGCACCGCCGTGATGGTGATCTATGAGTCCGCTTTCCGACAGCTCGACTTCGGGGGCGCGTCGGCCATCGGCATCGTGCTCACACTTCTCATCATGCTCGTCACGGCCATCCAGTTCCGGCTGAGCCGCCGATTCGTCTTCTACGGGTGA